From the Bombus affinis isolate iyBomAffi1 chromosome 4, iyBomAffi1.2, whole genome shotgun sequence genome, the window aaattattaacttttcaaaaattctctttatccaattgtagaaattttatgtttatatttttctccagtaaacatttttttaatttcggaAGTGTCGACCCACATGTAAATGAAGCTTCTAATAAATGCAAATTATCGCATGGGAGTTTAGGTTTGCAACTATCTTGTCAGTACAATAGGGAAGAGGGTATCGTGTAAAAATTTATCTTTCGACGCGATTCAAACAATTACTTAGTTAGTACATATTGAACCGGTTTTTAACGTTTCTCACCTTGATACGGTTTTCCTTATCTTAGACGAATAATAGCTTATCGTAGAACTGGAAAAtgtaattattgaaatttttacCAAAACGCGGCAAAATTTTGTACGTGACACAAAGTGTACGAAAACACTGCTTTacgaaataataattatgtaaTATTCATGAGAGGGGACCGTTTTGGAAAGAGATAAATGTTCGATCACTCTTATGATTCATTGACACATTTAAGATGCCTTTAATAGCTATAGTGAATTCTGGAAAGAGGTAAGTGACAGATATTATATACGACTATCATCTATGTACGATGGTGTCTTCGAGCTAAAGTTCCcggcaaaaagaaaaagattgtcATAAACCATAACCACTGGCGTGGTATATATGATGAAAGACATTATTATTGGCCTTCGGGGTTTATAGCCATCGTCGTGAAGGAACTGGCAAGGTCCATAGGAAATATCGAGTAACGATGATAGAAAAGATCTGTCCACTGACATTTGCATCTGAATAAAGTGCGAAGGAGGATGTTAATTTCGACTGGTGTGAAAGACCGCTTAGAACGGCGTGTTAATAATACTTTGCTACTTGAAGTGACAATGCCAACCAGAATTCAGACGTGTCTTTTCTTCCGCATTTGCAAATAAACATTTCCGATCTTTTATATACGAAGTGAATTGAATCGCCCGTGTTATCTAAAAAGAGAAGTCAATTGGTCGATGTACAgtttatttttagaaataaaaaGTTTAAAGAGGAAGAataaaatcttttatttttatttcatatctctgtcatataatttttttatttagagATCTCCTATCTTTTTACGTCGTCATTTTATCTTTGTCAGAAATAAACTATGTCATATTTACATTTGCAACTACTAAAACTTGTCTAACTGAAATTgatttatttctattaatgtTTATCTTCATAGTTATAGAAATTTTTAGTTCGGGGATGAACCAGTTAATTGAGTAAACTGCATCTTtactaattttatattttataaaatgtaaaatatttccCAAGTAATACAAGACACCCTATTTACCTAAGATTATACAgaaatttcgtttaaaaaagaaaaatagtaaaatCATATGAAAATGATGTATTTGATTTTAACACAAAATAAAGTTGCTTTCTCTATATTATTTCTAAAGCAAAAATAATAAAGTAGTTAAAATGATTCATTATTTcaagttatatttattttaaataacattTGTCCAAGTCAGTTTTAAGCTTACAATTAGTCATTCATACCGCAAACTCCAGTCTTTGTAAACAACTTAACTAATTCTACCACCCAATGCCATCTTTATAACATTGCCATGATCTGTACAAAAAATCGTCGTTTATGAGTcaagaaatattatttactaCTTTATTGGTGACATTCGCTCGTCGTGTTACTCCTCCACGGATCATCATCCCATACACCGAAGTGGCGTACGTGCCTATCTCGTAGTGGAAGCCTTCGAGGAACCGCGCAAATCTTGACTTCCTATTACCCAAAGTCCACGGTTATCACCAACTGTCCCCGATCGCTTCCGTATCGAGCGGAAACATCGGGTAGATCCACGGGTGGGGTTTCTTTAGGTGCGTATAAAGTCGGAAAGAACCGGCCGATTTTCGTCAGTGGAATCGATTCGAACAGCAGCGAGGATCCTTCCAAATGTTCTTTTCTTCGAAGAAATTCACCATGAAACGTTGCTCCATCGTTTGTTCTTTCACATTCATTTTATTGACTTCTGTATCAGCTTGGCCGTTTCGGCGTCGAGACGTGCTGGATAATGCAGTGGATAGTCCTGATGGAGTGATTGCTCATCTACAACATTTTGGCGAGATCCTGTATCGCAATCCGGACAATGAAACTGGAGCAATGGTAGCGAATTGGCACGAGGGCTGGGATCGCAACCCGGAAGAATTGGGCAACTACGCGGAAGGTGATATTTTGTTTCCGCCACAACTCGAGAAGAATGGCTTGAGAGCGGAAGCTGCGCGATGGCCTGGTGGTGTAGTACCCTATATGCTTAGTCCTTATTTCAGTAAGTAGTATTGCGTGTATTCTATCTTGATTTTTTATAATGGTACAGGATGACATGACAGTCTATGTTGTCTTAAACAAAACATCATTTTTGGTTTTTTTTGTTAATACATAGCGAGATAAATTTTGCTTTATTAAATTAAGGGAAAAAGATGATGCATCAGTAGGGGaaagaataatattataaataaaattggataatattatttatacataaaataattaagagaaGAACTTATTTGATTGAATAATTGTAAACTGATATCTGAAGTATATGGTATTTACTGAAACAGAAATTTAGAAAATCTAGAATTATTAGATTTTCAACATGCTATTATGAAATAcgagttttttaaattaatttttttagttcttataatatttcacaGTAATATATTGTATTCATTGTTACAACAGCTTATAGTGTTTTTATTCTATTACAGCATTTCATAAAGAAATGTTTGATAAATCGGTGAGAAACGTGACAGCATAAGAGAAAATCTTTTAGTGAATTTGATTGAATTTAATTACAGATTCGGCGCAGAGAAATTTGATTTACGAAGCTATGAACGATTACCATAAATTCACGTGTATTAAGTTCAAACCCTATACTGGGGAGGAGAGCGATTACATCAGGATCACGGCTGGTAACAGCGGTTGTTGGAGTAGCGTGGGAAGAATCGGTGGTCGACAAGACGTGAATCTTCAAGTCCCAGGCTGTATGGTGAAGAAAGGAACAGTGATACACGAACTGATGCACGCCATTGGATTTCTGCACGAGCAAAGCAGATATGAACGGGATGAGTACGTCACGATTCAGTGGAATAACATTTTAAACAGTAAGTGACCTGTTGTTGTTTCCTATTTTCTATTAACCTTTAATCGATAACCATAGTATTATTTCGAATAGATAATTTATATTTGAACAGATAATTTGCTGTTAGCTtcctattattgtttttataacATAACATTTTATCATATAAGCAGCTGTTAAAATAatgacaaatttttaatttatacgaTATCAAAGTTTTGAAATCCTTGATAtccaataattttatttcaaaattaatatattttatatatttcttcttttatgaatttttaaacagtttttattatttcatgaaTTTTCGTCCTAATTCTAAATTCCTAAACACGAATGTATTAATCATATTTAACTAATATTATTAACTAACATCACAATACTCGTCTGACGTTCAAATAGTATATCTTAAACATTGGTTACAAGTTCTTCTCCCTGAACTCAGTTTGCGAGTGCAAAAATTGATAAAGCATGTATGTAAATAATAAGCAATGTATCATTATCTATTTAGGCCATGCTGGGAATTTTGAGAAAGCCTCGAAGGAAACCACCGACGCGTTCGGGGTCGGATACGATTATGGTAGCGTAATGCATTACTCTGCAAACGCGTTTTCCCGGAATGGACGTCCCACCATAGTACCAAAAGTGAGTAATGTAATAAGCTGAAATCATCAAGGTCCATAACTTTCTATTTATAATTCTAAGCGATTCTGTGATTTTTGGAGATCTCGTAAATATGAATGATCGATTACCAGCAGTTTGATTAATGTTAATATCATATTACGTCGTTAATTACATCGTTTTTTAACAAAGATAATATCTCATCTTAAAGATCTCGTAAATCTGTTTGGCATTTATGAGTTTGTGGACCTTGGAGAAAACAGACGTAGATATATGACAGCAATTAGAGATAATTCTGTTTTATTAATCAAACCAGCTGGTCTTAGTATTTGTATGAAATCCACGGATTATTATAATCTCACAAATAggtattgttattttatatacatatatttttctgttatgttatattataactTCAAATTCTTCCCGATAAGTTAGcaaaatttattgttatttttactCTCATAATGCCTACATTCTCAGTACATGTTTTTGTAACGTCCACGAATATTTTACTAACATGTCTGGCATTATCGGACATTTGTAGCGACCACATACAATCTTTTCGCTTTTCTTATTTAAACAAGACAGAAGTTACCTTAGAAGCAACTATAAACTTGTTGTTTTATGCTTCCGGCGTAATTGCGAAAAAATAATAATGTCATGAAATTCGTGGTACACCCACGTTTGCATGTCCTGTGGATGACCGTAGGAACCCGGTGGCCTTCTAAGTTTTATCGGCGAAATATTCCAGGGCGTGACGAAGGTCCAACTGGGTCAAAGAGAAGGATTCAGCAAGAGGGACATACAGAAGATCCGAAAAATGTACAAGTGCAACAAACGCAGACGAAGCAGCTATTGATTGCCGGAAACGTGATCGACCAGAACTTGAAGGTTTCTTACGGACTTTCATTGGAACGTAGCAAAGAGAATCGTGAATCTAGTCTTTTACAATTAAATTACACTGCGTTACTTTTAAACGACGTCCAACTTTGGTTCGATCAAGATTTATAAAAACGAATGGCACTTTGAAGTGGAAATGGTAAATCGATATCGACGACGAAGCGGAACTTGCATTTGGAACAGTCTTTTTTATCCatatgtgtgtgcgtgcgtgtgtatgtgtataagtaaatatttgtatttataagcAACAGTATTTAAGCGAATGTTGCTTGTGTttgatttataacattataattgAACATATGATAAATAAATGCATATTTTAAGAATTCACGTATGTAGCCAACGTGTCTACATTTTGCAGTTGTCCTGCTGGCCTTCTCGCATTGACAAAATATTCTAGGGTGAAACTAAACGCGAACTGGGTCACGGAGATAAATTCAGTGAGAGAGAATATCCGAAAGACGTATAAATGAAACGAATGCCAGCAAAAGTAGGCATCGCTGTTTGCAGACGGCAACAGTGACACCAACATTGTATGAATTTT encodes:
- the LOC126915918 gene encoding zinc metalloproteinase nas-4-like gives rise to the protein MFFSSKKFTMKRCSIVCSFTFILLTSVSAWPFRRRDVLDNAVDSPDGVIAHLQHFGEILYRNPDNETGAMVANWHEGWDRNPEELGNYAEGDILFPPQLEKNGLRAEAARWPGGVVPYMLSPYFNSAQRNLIYEAMNDYHKFTCIKFKPYTGEESDYIRITAGNSGCWSSVGRIGGRQDVNLQVPGCMVKKGTVIHELMHAIGFLHEQSRYERDEYVTIQWNNILNSHAGNFEKASKETTDAFGVGYDYGSVMHYSANAFSRNGRPTIVPKGVTKVQLGQREGFSKRDIQKIRKMYKCNKRRRSSY